A region of Caminibacter pacificus DNA encodes the following proteins:
- a CDS encoding zeta toxin family protein: protein MDTNKLFQDIVEFFVEYNTTKNKIALFKGGLPGAGKSTSLHFKEFSHLNPVIIDVDEIRKLLPNYTGKKEDSAQTQKTAGLLASMLRNYCIENGYDYMLDSTLSTPQNVAVELSKAKKAGYKIYVKYLYVSLNESLTGVLLRYYQALLKGETPRFVDYEYIKQRYKSLPEAMAECINYADNVQVLNRRGEVIIDINNLVHTDNTEFKQNIFVGKVNELILRYEENPQWDKVFELAEKAGDLVTALEWAKRKKEDFGVLNSHSQKNLLKI from the coding sequence ATGGATACTAATAAACTTTTTCAAGACATAGTGGAATTTTTTGTCGAATACAATACCACCAAAAACAAAATAGCCCTTTTTAAAGGTGGATTACCGGGAGCAGGAAAAAGCACTTCATTGCATTTTAAAGAGTTCTCCCACCTCAACCCCGTCATAATCGACGTTGATGAAATAAGAAAACTTCTTCCTAACTATACCGGGAAAAAAGAGGATTCCGCACAGACACAAAAAACCGCCGGATTACTTGCTTCAATGCTTAGAAACTACTGCATTGAAAACGGATACGACTATATGCTTGATAGTACCCTCTCAACCCCTCAAAACGTTGCCGTTGAGCTTAGTAAAGCTAAAAAAGCGGGATATAAAATATACGTTAAGTATTTATACGTTTCACTAAACGAATCACTTACGGGAGTACTGCTAAGATATTACCAAGCTCTACTAAAAGGAGAAACACCAAGATTTGTAGATTACGAATATATAAAACAAAGATACAAATCACTCCCGGAAGCAATGGCGGAATGCATTAACTACGCAGATAACGTTCAAGTGTTAAATAGACGTGGAGAAGTAATAATCGACATTAACAATTTAGTTCATACTGATAATACTGAATTCAAACAAAATATCTTCGTAGGTAAAGTAAATGAGTTAATTTTAAGATACGAAGAAAATCCTCAATGGGACAAAGTTTTTGAACTTGCCGAAAAAGCTGGGGATTTGGTAACGGCTCTTGAATGGGCTAAAAGAAAAAAAGAAGACTTTGGAGTTTTAAACTCACACTCTCAAAAAAATTTACTAAAAATCTGA
- a CDS encoding ATPase, T2SS/T4P/T4SS family, translating into MKLPNFRLSFKKVDNNTQSTQNDKLFLSEIEEIAKELSEQNSVIGQALGELISLENNFDIQVLKNILSRYEPLHKEFIRRKFKDKKYLEDIDFLNEEYEIVDIKTDDEYMILRDKETGKKYIALFFPKIVSFKEEFEDFVFISSSLYNYYFSHNITETSGGLEVFEFKDILNLMEKEGISDLHIEAQDINRYQITARLSAGKEAGVEVLQRNIKTEIIESALMQAKLMMNKELMEREPETTGLIKTDVSDKRGRIIKRTFRVNMGLAACPPHLVDSVSIRRLKTREEIASLGLKGLGYLPEAIELIEQITSHPKGLIIVAGATNSGKTTLLTAILNDLYKQKKRILSIENPIEIEMPYPQYDLSITENADEKHKLTREKAMRLMLRHDPDIVLFSEIRDKEISDFVEMGLRGHVTYTTIHASTARDVLLRLFNADNKEASGGGALKILNALKGIIVQSLIPQVCEYCGGEGCEECNHTGKSKRKVVPIYEIAYFNNLETYKIIRDNGAPDFQKLFNFNYLIEEGMMKYLSEEEVKTKLKEKKIIL; encoded by the coding sequence ATGAAATTGCCAAATTTTCGCTTATCTTTTAAGAAAGTAGATAATAATACACAATCTACACAAAACGATAAATTGTTTTTATCTGAGATAGAAGAAATAGCAAAAGAGCTCTCGGAGCAAAATTCCGTTATAGGACAAGCTCTTGGAGAGCTTATTTCTCTTGAAAATAATTTCGACATTCAGGTACTAAAAAATATCCTCTCAAGATATGAACCTTTACACAAAGAGTTTATTAGAAGAAAATTTAAAGATAAGAAGTATCTTGAGGATATTGATTTTTTAAATGAAGAATATGAAATTGTCGATATCAAAACGGATGATGAATATATGATATTAAGAGATAAAGAGACAGGAAAGAAATATATAGCCCTTTTTTTTCCTAAAATTGTCTCTTTTAAGGAGGAATTTGAGGATTTTGTTTTTATATCGTCTTCACTTTATAATTACTATTTTTCTCACAATATTACCGAAACAAGCGGAGGGCTGGAAGTTTTTGAGTTTAAAGATATTTTAAACTTAATGGAGAAAGAGGGGATATCGGACTTACACATTGAAGCTCAGGATATTAACAGATATCAAATTACGGCAAGACTTTCAGCCGGTAAAGAGGCTGGAGTTGAGGTATTACAAAGAAATATAAAAACCGAAATAATAGAGTCTGCTTTAATGCAGGCAAAGCTTATGATGAATAAGGAGCTGATGGAAAGGGAGCCCGAAACAACGGGACTTATTAAAACCGATGTTAGTGATAAAAGAGGTAGAATCATTAAAAGGACTTTTAGGGTTAATATGGGGCTTGCGGCTTGCCCTCCTCATTTAGTTGATTCGGTTTCTATAAGAAGATTGAAAACAAGAGAAGAAATTGCCTCACTCGGTTTAAAAGGACTTGGGTATCTTCCTGAAGCTATTGAGCTTATAGAACAAATTACCTCACATCCAAAAGGACTTATTATCGTAGCGGGTGCGACAAACTCGGGTAAAACAACCCTACTAACCGCTATATTAAATGATTTGTATAAACAGAAAAAGAGAATTTTAAGTATTGAAAATCCTATCGAAATTGAGATGCCTTATCCTCAATATGACCTCAGCATAACGGAAAATGCAGATGAAAAACATAAACTTACAAGAGAAAAAGCGATGAGATTGATGTTAAGACACGACCCTGATATTGTATTGTTTTCGGAAATTAGAGACAAAGAAATATCAGACTTTGTCGAAATGGGGCTTAGAGGACACGTTACATATACCACAATTCACGCATCAACGGCAAGGGACGTATTGTTAAGATTATTTAACGCCGATAATAAAGAAGCAAGCGGAGGAGGAGCTTTAAAAATTCTTAATGCCCTTAAAGGCATTATAGTTCAATCGCTTATACCTCAAGTTTGCGAATACTGCGGAGGAGAGGGGTGCGAAGAATGTAATCATACAGGAAAGTCAAAAAGAAAGGTTGTTCCTATATATGAAATTGCCTATTTTAACAATTTAGAAACTTATAAAATCATTAGAGATAACGGAGCTCCTGATTTTCAAAAGCTATTTAATTTTAATTATCTTATAGAAGAGGGGATGATGAAATATCTTAGTGAGGAAGAAGTTAAAACTAAATTAAAAGAAAAAAAGATTATTTTATAA